Proteins from one Streptomyces sp. 840.1 genomic window:
- the xylB gene encoding xylulokinase, whose amino-acid sequence MPPHTVVIGVDSSTQSTKAAFVDIATGRLLAVGRAPHVVTGEAGARETDPEVWWQALRDAVAAGLEESGVPAAAVAGIAVAGQQHGLVVLDAHGRPLRPALLWNDTRSAPQAAALTEALGGPEAWTARTGSVPVAAMTASKWQWLRENEPATAAATEAIRLPHDFLTERLAGRAVTDPGDASGTCWYSTATGTYDPELLELLCIEPAMLPEVAPSGAARIGSLTADAAGALGLPAGIAVAAGTGDNMSAAVGLGLGGAGLLDHPVLSLGTSGTVFAASRTRPASPALSGFAAADGTYLPLACTLNCTLAVDKVAALLGLDRADAAPGGEAVLLPYLDGERTPDLPTSAGLLTGLRHDTTPQQLLGAAYEGAVFTVLRALDELLRACGLDPADPEVAARPLLLIGGGAQGEQWVETVRRLSGRPVTVPASGELVALGAAALAASAATGTDPVAVATGWRTGEDRQLAAVERDLTTWDRIGSVLDRAAGPLLGADRPRH is encoded by the coding sequence ATGCCGCCGCATACCGTCGTCATCGGTGTGGACAGCTCCACCCAGTCCACCAAAGCGGCCTTCGTCGACATCGCGACCGGCCGCCTGCTCGCCGTCGGCCGTGCCCCTCATGTCGTCACCGGTGAGGCCGGGGCCCGCGAGACGGACCCCGAGGTGTGGTGGCAGGCGCTGCGGGACGCGGTCGCCGCCGGCCTCGAGGAGTCCGGCGTCCCGGCGGCCGCCGTCGCCGGAATCGCCGTGGCGGGTCAGCAGCACGGCCTCGTCGTCCTGGACGCGCACGGCCGTCCGCTGCGCCCGGCGCTCCTGTGGAACGACACCCGGTCCGCCCCCCAGGCCGCCGCCCTCACCGAAGCCCTGGGCGGGCCCGAGGCCTGGACCGCGCGCACCGGATCGGTACCGGTGGCCGCGATGACGGCGTCGAAGTGGCAGTGGCTGCGGGAGAACGAACCGGCCACCGCCGCGGCGACCGAGGCGATCCGGCTGCCCCACGACTTCCTGACCGAGCGGCTCGCCGGCCGCGCCGTCACCGACCCCGGCGACGCGTCCGGCACCTGCTGGTACTCCACGGCCACCGGCACCTACGACCCCGAGCTGCTCGAACTCCTCTGCATCGAGCCCGCGATGCTTCCCGAGGTGGCCCCGAGCGGCGCGGCCCGGATCGGCTCGCTGACCGCCGACGCGGCCGGCGCGCTCGGCCTGCCCGCCGGGATCGCCGTCGCCGCGGGCACCGGCGACAACATGAGCGCCGCCGTCGGCCTCGGACTCGGCGGCGCCGGGCTCCTGGACCACCCGGTGCTCAGCCTCGGCACCTCGGGCACGGTCTTCGCCGCCTCCCGGACCAGGCCGGCCTCCCCCGCGCTCTCCGGTTTCGCCGCGGCCGACGGTACGTACCTCCCGCTGGCCTGCACCCTGAACTGCACGCTCGCCGTCGACAAGGTCGCCGCCCTGCTCGGCCTGGACCGCGCCGACGCCGCGCCCGGCGGCGAGGCCGTGCTCCTGCCCTACCTGGACGGCGAGCGCACCCCCGACCTGCCCACCTCCGCCGGCCTCCTCACCGGCCTGCGGCACGACACCACCCCCCAGCAGCTGCTCGGCGCCGCCTACGAGGGCGCGGTCTTCACCGTGCTGCGCGCGCTCGACGAACTGCTGCGGGCCTGCGGGCTCGACCCGGCCGACCCCGAGGTGGCCGCCCGGCCGCTGCTGCTGATCGGCGGCGGCGCCCAGGGGGAGCAGTGGGTGGAGACCGTACGGCGGCTGTCCGGGCGCCCGGTGACCGTACCCGCCAGCGGCGAACTCGTCGCGCTGGGCGCGGCGGCCCTCGCCGCCTCGGCCGCCACGGGCACGGACCCGGTCGCCGTCGCCACCGGCTGGCGGACCGGCGAGGACCGGCAACTGGCGGCGGTGGAACGGGACCTGACCACCTGGGACCGGATCGGCTCGGTACTGGACCGGGCGGCCGGACCGCTGCTGGGCGCGGACCGGCCACGGCACTGA
- a CDS encoding VWA domain-containing protein produces the protein MIIRRRLTVGVGILLATLTAGLGSALPAAADETPTKASPKVELVLDVSGSMRTRDIDGQSRMTAAKQAFNEVLDAVPEQVQLGIRTLGADYPGDDRKVGCKDTKQLYPVGPLDRTEAKTAVATLAPTGWTPIGPALLGAADDLEGGDSTRRIVLISDGEDTCGPLDPCEVARDIAARGIHLVIDTLGLVPNEKIRKQLTCIAEATGGTYTAVQHTDELSGRVTQLVDRAAEPVVTPVATEGTDSCTDAPKLKSGLYTDREKIGEHRWYRVEVLPGQELRASASVFADRAVNNDYGTLLRAVTVHGREIVRGSESGTGRTDAISSGLRYPRPEQDDDDEEPVPETVCLQVSNSFSAPASVKTSPGMPVELTVDVVDGPDNAADVAVFGLGRGWWLLGVLVLTGLVAGLLTGWISRWRIAVWRTNR, from the coding sequence ATGATCATAAGAAGAAGGCTGACGGTCGGGGTGGGCATTCTGCTCGCCACCCTGACCGCCGGGCTCGGCTCGGCACTCCCCGCCGCGGCCGATGAAACCCCCACGAAAGCGTCCCCCAAGGTCGAGCTGGTGCTCGATGTCAGCGGCTCCATGCGGACCCGCGACATCGACGGCCAGTCCCGGATGACCGCGGCGAAGCAGGCGTTCAACGAGGTCCTGGACGCGGTGCCCGAGCAGGTGCAGCTCGGCATCCGCACTCTCGGCGCCGACTACCCGGGCGACGACCGGAAGGTCGGCTGCAAGGACACCAAGCAGCTCTACCCGGTCGGACCGCTGGACCGCACCGAGGCCAAGACCGCGGTCGCCACTCTCGCCCCCACCGGCTGGACCCCGATCGGCCCCGCGCTGCTGGGCGCCGCCGACGATCTGGAGGGCGGCGACTCCACCCGCCGGATCGTGCTGATCAGCGACGGCGAGGACACCTGCGGGCCGCTCGACCCGTGCGAGGTCGCCCGCGACATCGCGGCGCGCGGCATCCACCTGGTCATCGACACTCTCGGCCTGGTGCCGAACGAGAAGATCCGCAAGCAGCTGACCTGCATCGCGGAGGCCACCGGCGGCACCTACACCGCCGTCCAGCACACCGACGAACTCTCCGGCCGGGTCACGCAGTTGGTCGACCGGGCGGCGGAGCCCGTCGTCACCCCCGTGGCGACCGAGGGCACGGACAGCTGCACCGACGCCCCGAAGCTCAAGTCTGGCCTGTACACCGACCGCGAGAAGATCGGCGAGCACCGCTGGTACCGGGTCGAAGTGCTGCCCGGCCAGGAACTGCGCGCCTCGGCCAGCGTCTTCGCGGACCGCGCGGTGAACAACGACTACGGGACGCTGCTGCGCGCGGTGACCGTGCACGGCCGGGAGATCGTCAGAGGCTCCGAGTCCGGCACCGGGCGCACCGACGCCATCTCGTCCGGGCTGCGCTACCCGAGGCCCGAGCAGGACGATGACGACGAGGAGCCGGTCCCGGAGACCGTCTGCCTCCAGGTCAGCAACTCCTTCTCGGCGCCCGCCTCGGTGAAGACCTCGCCCGGGATGCCGGTCGAGCTGACCGTCGACGTGGTGGACGGGCCCGACAACGCCGCCGACGTCGCCGTGTTCGGTCTCGGCCGCGGCTGGTGGCTGCTCGGCGTGCTCGTCCTCACCGGACTGGTCGCGGGCCTGCTGACCGGCTGGATCTCGCGCTGGCGCATCGCCGTCTGGAGGACGAACCGATGA
- a CDS encoding ROK family protein, whose protein sequence is MKSNLTPLGPKADKDTVRRSNLSLVLRAVRDEGEGEATRAGVAARVGLTRAAVSSLVEQLLDSGFLTESGKTFSGQAGRPGTALKMARTGPAGLGVEVNIDYVSVCVVDLAGTGRVRLTEHLDNRGAPPAEVLARAARIAARTLESAGEQELFPVGVALALPGLVSGGAVRQAPNLGWNQVPAQELFATALAAERPGHEALTVSSENEANLAALAELWFGGLERIRSFLYLTGEIGVGGALVINGELLRGAHGFAGEIGHVVVDSRGPQCRCGSRGCLEQYAGQAALLRAAGIEETGSGVGVAELERRTRAGEERAVAAVAGAGRMLGRVLSGAVNLLDPDAVVLGGIYRNLMPWLSPPVDEELTGRVVSGLWSPGSGRLRASSVAGDAARGAAALVMTDVLADPVAYAGRGTA, encoded by the coding sequence ATGAAGAGCAACCTCACACCGCTGGGGCCCAAGGCCGACAAGGACACTGTCCGGCGCAGCAACCTCAGCCTCGTGCTGCGAGCCGTCCGCGACGAGGGCGAGGGCGAGGCGACCCGGGCCGGGGTCGCCGCGCGGGTAGGGCTGACCCGGGCCGCCGTGTCCTCGCTCGTCGAGCAGCTGCTCGACAGCGGGTTCCTCACGGAGTCCGGCAAGACGTTCAGCGGTCAGGCGGGCCGGCCCGGCACCGCGCTCAAGATGGCCCGGACCGGCCCGGCCGGACTCGGCGTCGAGGTCAACATCGACTATGTGTCGGTGTGCGTCGTCGACCTGGCCGGCACCGGCCGGGTCCGGCTCACCGAGCACCTCGACAACCGGGGCGCGCCGCCCGCCGAGGTGCTGGCGCGGGCGGCCAGGATCGCCGCGCGCACCCTGGAGTCGGCGGGCGAGCAGGAGCTGTTCCCGGTCGGGGTGGCGCTGGCGCTGCCCGGACTGGTCTCGGGCGGCGCGGTGCGCCAGGCCCCGAACCTGGGCTGGAACCAGGTCCCGGCGCAGGAACTGTTCGCGACCGCGCTGGCCGCCGAGCGGCCGGGCCACGAGGCGCTGACGGTGAGTTCGGAGAACGAGGCCAATCTCGCGGCGCTGGCCGAGCTGTGGTTCGGCGGGCTGGAGCGGATCCGGAGCTTCCTGTACCTGACCGGTGAGATCGGCGTCGGCGGCGCCCTGGTCATCAACGGCGAGCTGCTGCGCGGCGCGCACGGCTTCGCCGGTGAGATCGGGCACGTGGTGGTGGACTCGCGGGGGCCGCAGTGCCGGTGCGGTTCGCGCGGCTGCCTGGAGCAGTACGCGGGTCAGGCGGCGCTCCTGCGGGCGGCCGGCATCGAGGAGACCGGCAGCGGTGTCGGGGTCGCCGAGCTGGAGCGGCGCACCCGGGCGGGCGAGGAGCGGGCGGTCGCCGCGGTCGCCGGGGCGGGCCGGATGCTGGGCCGGGTGCTGTCCGGCGCGGTGAACCTGCTGGACCCGGACGCCGTGGTGCTCGGCGGGATCTACCGGAACCTGATGCCGTGGCTGTCGCCGCCCGTCGACGAGGAGCTGACGGGCCGGGTCGTGTCCGGGCTGTGGTCACCGGGCAGCGGCCGGCTGCGCGCCTCCTCGGTCGCGGGTGACGCGGCCCGGGGCGCGGCGGCCCTGGTCATGACGGACGTGCTCGCGGACCCGGTGGCGTACGCGGGCCGGGGTACGGCCTGA
- a CDS encoding uracil-xanthine permease family protein, whose translation MASPVPETAAPDTTADAPAPSVAPVDERLPLPRLVPLAFQHLLAGVAAPVSSVILIGTTLSLTASQTASLLSATLVLCGIGALLQSLGVRALRVGARLPFLMLPGGAAVAIFLQVAKEHGPATASGSVLIAAVFLIAVLPLYGRLVRFFPPLVMGTTVVLIGINMIKITAPMIASGPGLGFATLGIIALFFLFMRGVWRQMSVLFGLVGGTLVAAVSGTAFHMAHGSTFALPDPFPYGTPHFDLLAAVPLLVFALASLAEATGQTVLNSEAVGRTPDPARDVPRISRADAVTSLGAGIFGTSLMVTSAENIGIVQLTRVRSRFVTAGAGVLLILCGLITPLTRLLAAIPEPVVGAAGLIIYAVIATMGFGMLSREDLTNGTNGIVVALALCVGLLPVFAPEMYAGMPVWARTVFGSGVAAGALAAVILAAVFARLGPPDTKPERPAD comes from the coding sequence ATGGCCTCCCCCGTCCCCGAAACGGCCGCCCCCGACACGACCGCCGACGCGCCGGCCCCCTCCGTCGCACCCGTCGACGAGCGGCTCCCGCTCCCCCGGCTGGTTCCGCTCGCGTTCCAGCACCTGCTGGCCGGGGTGGCCGCCCCCGTCTCCTCGGTGATCCTGATCGGCACGACGCTGTCGCTGACCGCGTCCCAGACCGCGTCGCTGCTCAGCGCCACGCTCGTGCTCTGCGGCATCGGCGCACTGCTCCAGTCGCTGGGCGTACGGGCGCTGCGCGTCGGCGCCCGGCTGCCGTTCCTGATGCTGCCCGGCGGCGCGGCGGTGGCGATCTTCCTCCAGGTCGCCAAGGAGCACGGGCCCGCCACCGCCTCGGGTTCGGTACTGATCGCGGCGGTCTTCCTGATCGCCGTGCTGCCGCTCTACGGACGGCTGGTGCGGTTCTTCCCGCCTCTGGTGATGGGCACCACGGTGGTCCTGATCGGCATCAACATGATCAAGATCACCGCGCCGATGATCGCCTCGGGACCGGGGCTCGGCTTCGCCACGCTCGGCATCATCGCCCTGTTCTTCCTGTTCATGCGCGGTGTCTGGCGGCAGATGTCGGTGCTCTTCGGTCTCGTGGGAGGAACGCTCGTCGCCGCCGTGAGCGGTACGGCGTTCCACATGGCGCACGGCAGTACGTTCGCGCTGCCCGACCCGTTCCCGTACGGCACGCCGCATTTCGATCTGCTGGCGGCGGTACCGCTGCTGGTGTTCGCGCTCGCCTCACTGGCCGAGGCGACCGGGCAGACCGTCCTGAACAGCGAGGCGGTGGGGCGGACCCCCGACCCGGCCCGGGACGTCCCGCGGATCTCCCGCGCGGACGCCGTGACCTCACTGGGCGCCGGGATCTTCGGCACCTCGCTGATGGTGACCAGTGCGGAGAACATCGGCATCGTCCAGCTCACCCGGGTGCGCAGCCGGTTCGTGACTGCGGGCGCGGGGGTGCTGCTGATCCTGTGCGGGCTCATCACACCGCTCACCCGGCTGCTCGCGGCCATCCCGGAGCCGGTGGTCGGCGCGGCGGGCCTGATCATCTACGCGGTGATCGCGACTATGGGGTTCGGCATGCTCAGCCGCGAGGACCTCACGAACGGCACCAACGGCATCGTGGTCGCGCTCGCGCTCTGTGTCGGGCTGCTGCCGGTCTTCGCTCCCGAGATGTACGCGGGGATGCCGGTGTGGGCCCGGACCGTCTTCGGCAGCGGCGTGGCCGCCGGGGCGCTGGCGGCGGTGATCCTGGCGGCGGTGTTCGCCAGGCTGGGGCCGCCGGACACGAAACCGGAGCGCCCTGCGGACTGA
- a CDS encoding DUF3105 domain-containing protein — protein MASAKKHPHANARRAKLEEARRKERARERRSRIVTITAAVAVLAGLVAGGGYLMNRADKQDKAETAAKSSPVKGEKNWDKLSREHVDKKVDYPMNPPVGGDHNPVWMNCDADVYTDAIPKENAVHSLEHGAVWVTYNGKAKPADVKKLGERVSATPYSLMSPVEDQAAPLMLSAWGKQVTVTSASDARVAQFFTKYVQGPQTPEPGAACGGGVAG, from the coding sequence ATGGCCTCCGCCAAGAAGCACCCGCATGCCAACGCCCGCCGCGCCAAGCTCGAGGAGGCCCGCCGCAAGGAGCGGGCCCGCGAGCGCCGCAGCCGCATCGTCACGATCACCGCCGCCGTCGCTGTCCTGGCCGGCCTCGTCGCGGGCGGCGGCTACCTGATGAACCGCGCGGACAAGCAGGACAAGGCCGAGACGGCCGCCAAGTCCTCCCCCGTCAAGGGCGAGAAGAACTGGGACAAGCTCTCGCGCGAGCACGTCGACAAGAAGGTCGATTACCCCATGAACCCGCCGGTCGGCGGCGACCACAACCCGGTGTGGATGAACTGCGACGCCGACGTCTACACCGATGCGATACCGAAGGAGAACGCCGTCCACTCGCTGGAGCACGGCGCCGTCTGGGTCACGTACAACGGCAAGGCGAAGCCCGCCGACGTCAAGAAGCTCGGTGAGCGGGTCTCGGCCACCCCGTACTCCCTGATGAGTCCCGTCGAGGACCAGGCGGCCCCGCTGATGCTCAGCGCCTGGGGCAAGCAGGTGACCGTGACCAGTGCCTCCGACGCCCGGGTCGCGCAGTTCTTCACGAAGTACGTCCAGGGCCCGCAGACCCCCGAGCCCGGTGCCGCGTGCGGCGGCGGGGTCGCCGGGTGA
- a CDS encoding DUF305 domain-containing protein, with product MLARPSASAPAPAGKAAASAPAETSADVGFARDMSVHHQQAVEMSFIVRDRTTDVAVRRLAFDIINTQANQRGMMLGWLEMWGRAKSSPGPPMEWMGHTFTPRGDGALMPGMATDAELDALRKAKGREAEVRFLRLMTAHHRAGADMAQAAAAAAGTDEIRNLASGMVLGQRSEIALMADMLEERGAAG from the coding sequence ATGCTGGCCCGCCCCTCCGCGTCGGCACCGGCACCGGCCGGGAAGGCGGCGGCATCCGCTCCCGCCGAGACCTCGGCGGACGTGGGGTTCGCCCGTGACATGTCGGTCCACCACCAGCAGGCCGTCGAGATGTCGTTCATCGTCCGGGACCGCACCACCGACGTGGCGGTGCGCCGGCTCGCGTTCGACATCATCAACACCCAGGCCAACCAGCGCGGCATGATGCTGGGCTGGCTGGAGATGTGGGGCCGTGCGAAGAGTTCGCCCGGCCCGCCCATGGAGTGGATGGGCCACACCTTCACCCCGCGCGGCGACGGGGCGCTGATGCCCGGCATGGCTACCGACGCGGAACTCGACGCCCTGCGTAAGGCGAAGGGCAGGGAGGCGGAGGTGCGGTTCCTGCGGCTGATGACGGCGCACCACCGGGCCGGCGCGGACATGGCACAGGCCGCCGCTGCCGCCGCGGGCACCGACGAGATCAGGAACCTGGCCTCGGGGATGGTGCTGGGCCAGCGCTCGGAGATCGCGCTCATGGCGGACATGCTCGAGGAGCGCGGGGCCGCCGGCTGA
- a CDS encoding phospholipid scramblase-related protein — protein MTTHSNVSAGWYPDPHGAPQLLRYWDGSQWTEHTNPAGGQQQTPAQGQAPAQAQVPQQQAPQHQQQAGGQQYGQQQAPAQQQYQQQAPAQQAAMPQQGAHPQQGGGPGAGSLFNQQVLVVNQKAKLIEVTNEYSVFDQHGNTVGSVVEVGQSALRKVVRFLSSIDQYMTHRLEIRDAYGQPQLLLTRPAKFIKSKVIVQRPDGQPVGEIVQQNAIGKINFAIMVDGQQVGAIKAENWRAWNFAIVDHNDAEIARITKTWEGLAKTLFTTADNYVLQIHYQLPEPLLSLVVATALTVDTALKQDSRGLG, from the coding sequence GTGACAACGCACTCGAACGTATCTGCGGGATGGTATCCGGATCCGCATGGCGCGCCCCAGCTGCTGCGCTACTGGGACGGATCCCAGTGGACCGAGCACACCAACCCGGCGGGCGGGCAGCAGCAGACTCCGGCCCAGGGCCAGGCCCCTGCCCAGGCGCAGGTGCCGCAGCAGCAGGCCCCGCAGCACCAGCAGCAGGCGGGCGGTCAGCAGTACGGGCAGCAGCAGGCCCCCGCCCAGCAGCAGTACCAGCAGCAGGCTCCCGCCCAGCAGGCCGCGATGCCGCAGCAGGGTGCTCACCCTCAGCAGGGCGGCGGTCCGGGTGCGGGCTCGCTCTTCAACCAGCAGGTCCTGGTGGTGAACCAGAAGGCCAAGCTGATCGAGGTCACCAACGAGTACAGCGTCTTCGACCAGCACGGCAACACTGTCGGCTCGGTCGTCGAGGTCGGTCAGAGCGCGCTCCGCAAGGTGGTGCGGTTCCTCAGCAGCATCGACCAGTACATGACCCACCGTCTTGAGATCCGTGACGCCTACGGTCAGCCGCAGCTGCTGCTCACCCGCCCGGCGAAGTTCATCAAGTCCAAGGTCATCGTCCAGCGCCCCGACGGGCAGCCGGTCGGCGAGATCGTCCAGCAGAACGCCATCGGCAAGATCAACTTCGCGATCATGGTCGACGGGCAGCAGGTCGGCGCGATCAAGGCGGAGAACTGGCGTGCCTGGAACTTCGCGATCGTCGACCACAACGACGCCGAGATAGCCCGGATCACCAAGACCTGGGAAGGCCTCGCCAAGACGCTGTTCACCACGGCGGACAACTACGTGCTGCAGATCCACTACCAGCTGCCCGAGCCGCTGCTCAGCCTGGTGGTCGCGACTGCGCTGACCGTGGACACCGCACTCAAGCAGGACTCCCGCGGCCTCGGCTGA
- the xylA gene encoding xylose isomerase codes for MTERFTPTPQDKFTFGLWTVGWQGRDPFGDATREAIDPVDTVQRLAELGAYGVTFHDDDLIPFGSTDSEREGIVKRFRQSLDAAGLKVPMATTNLFTHPVFKDGGFTSNDRDVRRFALRKVIRNIDLAVELGAETYVAWGGREGAESGGAKDIRLALDRMKEAFDLLGEYVTEQGYDLRFAIEPKPNEPRGDILLPTVGHALAFIERLERPELYGVNPEVGHEQMAGLNFAHGIAQAIWAGKLFHLDLNGQSGIKYDQDLRFGAGDLRQAFWLVDLLETAGYEGPRHFDFKPPRTEDYDGVWASAAGCMRNYLILKDRAAAFRADPAVKDALRASRLDELARPTAADGVAGLLADRTAYEEFDVTAAAERGMAFEALDQLAMDHLLGVR; via the coding sequence ATGACCGAACGTTTCACCCCCACCCCCCAGGACAAGTTCACCTTCGGCCTGTGGACCGTGGGCTGGCAGGGGCGCGACCCGTTCGGTGACGCGACCCGGGAGGCGATCGACCCGGTCGACACCGTGCAGCGCCTCGCGGAGCTCGGCGCGTACGGTGTGACGTTCCACGACGACGACCTGATCCCGTTCGGCTCGACGGACTCCGAGCGCGAGGGCATCGTGAAGCGGTTCCGCCAGTCGCTGGACGCGGCCGGTCTCAAGGTGCCGATGGCGACGACGAACCTGTTCACGCACCCGGTGTTCAAGGACGGCGGGTTCACCTCGAACGACCGTGATGTGCGCCGGTTCGCGCTGCGCAAGGTCATCCGCAACATCGACCTGGCGGTCGAGCTGGGCGCCGAGACGTATGTGGCCTGGGGTGGGCGTGAGGGTGCGGAGTCCGGGGGTGCGAAGGACATCCGGCTCGCGCTGGACCGGATGAAGGAGGCGTTCGACCTGCTCGGCGAGTACGTCACCGAGCAGGGCTACGACCTCCGCTTCGCCATCGAGCCCAAGCCGAACGAGCCGCGCGGCGACATCCTGCTGCCGACCGTGGGTCACGCACTGGCCTTCATCGAGCGTCTTGAGCGTCCCGAGCTGTACGGCGTGAACCCCGAGGTCGGCCACGAGCAGATGGCCGGGCTGAACTTCGCGCACGGCATCGCGCAGGCCATCTGGGCGGGCAAGCTGTTCCACCTGGACCTGAACGGCCAGTCCGGCATCAAGTACGACCAGGACCTCCGCTTCGGCGCCGGCGACCTGCGCCAGGCCTTCTGGCTCGTCGACCTGCTGGAGACGGCCGGCTACGAGGGCCCGCGCCACTTCGACTTCAAGCCGCCGCGGACCGAGGACTACGACGGCGTGTGGGCCTCGGCCGCAGGCTGCATGCGCAACTACCTGATCCTCAAGGACCGGGCCGCCGCCTTCCGCGCCGACCCGGCCGTCAAGGACGCGCTGCGCGCCTCCCGGCTGGACGAGCTGGCGCGGCCCACCGCCGCCGACGGTGTGGCCGGGCTGCTGGCCGACCGCACCGCCTACGAGGAGTTCGACGTGACGGCCGCGGCCGAGCGCGGCATGGCGTTCGAGGCCCTGGACCAGCTGGCGATGGACCACCTGCTCGGCGTCCGCTGA
- a CDS encoding ThuA domain-containing protein, which yields MQPPSSPRVLPPRVLVFTRTTDYRHDSIPEGVAAFRALGAEHGFSVDATEQPEVFADGLHPYAAVVFLSTSGEVLTPAGRAGLHAYCAAGGGFMGVHAAACTEYDWPFYGELVGARFDRHPEFQQGTLVIEDHRHPATAHLAGTWEFSDEWYEFRENPRGRVRVLASADASSYEGAAGEGHPLVWTHEHGGARVFYTALGHAGEAYADPAFRAHLLGGLRHVMVSAAA from the coding sequence ATGCAGCCACCCAGCTCTCCCCGAGTCCTCCCTCCCCGCGTCCTCGTCTTCACGCGGACGACGGACTACCGCCACGACTCGATCCCCGAGGGAGTCGCCGCGTTCCGGGCTCTCGGTGCGGAGCACGGCTTCTCCGTCGACGCGACCGAGCAGCCAGAGGTGTTCGCCGACGGGCTGCACCCGTACGCGGCGGTGGTCTTCCTCTCCACCAGCGGGGAGGTCCTCACACCCGCCGGACGCGCGGGACTGCACGCGTACTGCGCGGCGGGCGGCGGCTTCATGGGGGTGCACGCGGCGGCCTGCACCGAGTACGACTGGCCGTTCTACGGCGAGCTGGTGGGCGCCCGGTTCGACCGGCACCCCGAGTTCCAGCAGGGCACCCTGGTGATCGAGGACCATCGGCACCCGGCCACCGCGCACCTGGCCGGTACCTGGGAGTTCAGCGACGAGTGGTACGAGTTCCGGGAGAACCCGCGCGGCCGGGTACGGGTGCTGGCCTCGGCCGATGCGTCGTCCTACGAGGGGGCAGCGGGGGAGGGGCACCCGCTCGTCTGGACCCATGAGCATGGTGGGGCCCGGGTGTTCTACACCGCCCTCGGGCACGCCGGTGAGGCCTACGCCGACCCGGCCTTCCGCGCCCATCTCCTGGGCGGACTGCGCCATGTGATGGTCTCGGCCGCGGCCTGA
- a CDS encoding IS481 family transposase codes for MSHRNARLTVFGRRLLVERVTSGRPVAHVAAEMGISRATAHKWVRRWRAEGEAGLADRSSRPGTTPHRTPAAIEARVCDLRRSRKLGPARIGPVLGLPASTVHRILTRHGLNRLAWMDRPTGSVIRRYERERPGELVHVDVKKLGRIPDGGGHKVLGRQAGRATRSNMGFDYLHSAVDDHSRLAYTEIHGDERVATCAAFLTRAAAFFADLGITRIERVLTDNAWAYRKGLAWKQALGDIGATGKLTRPYRPQTNGKVERFNRTLADEWAYLRPYTSNDERTAALADFLHTYNHHRCHTALGGQPPISRVNNAAGQYI; via the coding sequence GTGTCCCACCGTAATGCCCGGCTGACGGTCTTCGGGAGGCGTCTGCTGGTCGAACGAGTCACGTCCGGCCGTCCCGTCGCCCATGTCGCTGCCGAGATGGGCATCTCGAGGGCGACCGCCCATAAGTGGGTGCGGCGGTGGCGGGCCGAGGGCGAGGCGGGCCTGGCCGACCGCTCCAGCAGGCCAGGGACGACACCGCACCGCACTCCGGCCGCGATCGAGGCCCGCGTCTGCGACCTGCGCCGGTCCCGCAAACTCGGACCCGCACGGATCGGCCCGGTCCTCGGCCTTCCCGCCTCAACCGTCCACCGGATCCTGACCCGTCACGGACTGAACCGCCTCGCCTGGATGGACCGGCCAACCGGCTCGGTGATCCGCCGCTACGAACGCGAGCGTCCCGGTGAGCTCGTCCACGTCGACGTCAAGAAACTGGGCCGGATACCCGACGGCGGCGGCCACAAGGTCCTGGGCCGCCAGGCCGGCCGCGCCACCCGCAGCAACATGGGCTTCGACTACCTCCACTCCGCGGTCGACGACCACTCCCGCCTCGCCTACACGGAAATCCATGGCGACGAGAGGGTCGCGACCTGCGCAGCCTTCCTGACCCGGGCCGCCGCGTTCTTCGCCGACCTGGGCATCACCCGGATCGAACGCGTGCTGACGGACAACGCCTGGGCCTACCGCAAGGGGCTGGCCTGGAAACAGGCCTTGGGCGACATCGGCGCGACCGGCAAACTCACCCGCCCCTACCGACCACAGACCAACGGCAAAGTCGAACGCTTCAACCGCACCCTCGCCGACGAGTGGGCCTACCTGCGGCCCTACACCTCCAACGACGAGCGAACAGCCGCCCTGGCAGACTTCCTCCACACCTACAACCACCACCGCTGCCACACCGCCCTCGGAGGCCAGCCCCCGATCAGCCGTGTCAACAACGCTGCGGGTCAATACATCTAG